A single window of Qipengyuania sediminis DNA harbors:
- the sdhD gene encoding succinate dehydrogenase, hydrophobic membrane anchor protein, whose amino-acid sequence MAKGTELGRVRGLGSAHHGAGHWMKQRFTAVGNLVLVSFLVVSLALLPSYDYATMRNWVSGTLTALALALLIVSVFWHARLGLQVLIEDYVDHTGNRFAVITLLNLATAGGAMFGLISLARIALTGAA is encoded by the coding sequence GTGGCCAAGGGAACCGAACTCGGCCGCGTGCGCGGGCTCGGCAGCGCGCATCATGGGGCCGGCCACTGGATGAAGCAGCGCTTCACCGCGGTGGGCAATCTGGTGCTGGTGTCGTTCCTGGTGGTCAGCCTGGCCCTGCTGCCAAGTTACGATTACGCGACGATGCGGAACTGGGTGTCCGGCACCCTGACCGCACTGGCGCTCGCGCTGCTCATCGTCAGCGTGTTCTGGCACGCGCGGCTGGGCTTGCAGGTCCTGATCGAGGATTATGTCGATCACACCGGCAACCGCTTTGCGGTCATCACCCTTCTCAATCTCGCGACAGCCGGCGGGGCCATGTTCGGCCTCATCAGCCTGGCGCGCATCGCCCTTACCGGAGCCGCCTGA
- the sdhA gene encoding succinate dehydrogenase flavoprotein subunit — MANPAPQTPDSTPSGAAATGAAGGYAIVDHTYDVVVVGAGGSGLRATMGAAEAGLKTACITKVFPTRSHTVAAQGGIAASLGNNSPDHWSWHMYDTVKGSDWLGDQDAIEYMVREAPQAVYELEHAGVPFSRNEDGTIYQRPFGGHMQNMGAGPPVQRTAAAADRTGHAMLHALYQQSLKYDADFFIEYFALDLIMAGGKCVGVIAMCLDDGVIHRFRAHAVVLATGGYGRCYYTATSAHTCTGDGGAMVLRAGLPLQDMEFVQFHPTGIYGAGVLITEGARGEGGYLTNSEGERFMERYAPSAKDLASRDVVSRSMALEIREGRGVGPEKDHIFLHLDHIDPEVLAQRLPGITESGKIFAGVDLTRQPLPVVPTVHYNMGGIPCNYHGEVIAGDPQDAERTVPGLFAVGEAACVSVHGANRLGSNSLIDLVVFGRATGHRLRDTIKPGAAHAELPKDSAELALTRLDHFRQAKGGSPTAQVRAAMQKAMTRYAAVFRDSAGLAEGVRELAAINRQLADVHVTDRSLIWNSDLIETLELDNLMAQANVTMVSAEARKESRGAHAHEDFPDRDDANWMKHSLAWFEGWGGSGGAIRLGYRPVHEYTLTDDIAYIAPKKRVY, encoded by the coding sequence ATGGCGAACCCTGCCCCCCAGACACCTGACTCAACCCCTTCGGGCGCCGCGGCAACCGGCGCTGCCGGCGGCTATGCCATCGTCGACCATACCTATGACGTCGTGGTGGTGGGCGCCGGCGGATCGGGCCTGCGCGCGACGATGGGCGCGGCCGAAGCGGGGCTGAAGACCGCCTGCATCACCAAGGTGTTCCCGACCCGCAGCCATACCGTTGCGGCGCAGGGCGGGATCGCCGCGAGCCTTGGCAACAACAGCCCCGATCACTGGTCGTGGCATATGTACGATACCGTCAAGGGCTCGGACTGGCTGGGCGACCAGGACGCGATCGAATACATGGTGCGCGAAGCGCCGCAGGCGGTCTACGAGCTGGAGCACGCGGGCGTGCCCTTCAGCCGCAACGAGGACGGCACGATCTACCAGCGCCCGTTCGGCGGGCATATGCAGAACATGGGTGCGGGGCCGCCGGTCCAGCGCACCGCGGCCGCCGCGGACCGAACCGGCCACGCGATGCTCCACGCGCTCTACCAGCAGAGCCTCAAATACGACGCGGACTTCTTCATCGAATATTTCGCGCTCGATCTGATCATGGCGGGCGGAAAATGCGTGGGCGTCATCGCCATGTGCCTGGATGATGGCGTCATCCACCGCTTCCGCGCCCATGCCGTGGTGCTGGCGACGGGCGGGTACGGGCGCTGCTACTATACCGCCACCAGCGCGCATACCTGCACCGGCGACGGCGGGGCCATGGTGCTGCGCGCAGGATTGCCGCTGCAGGATATGGAGTTCGTCCAGTTCCACCCGACGGGGATCTATGGCGCGGGCGTGCTCATTACCGAAGGCGCGCGGGGGGAGGGCGGCTATCTCACCAACAGCGAGGGCGAGCGCTTCATGGAGCGCTATGCCCCGAGCGCCAAGGATCTCGCCAGCCGCGACGTCGTCAGCCGGTCGATGGCGCTGGAAATCCGCGAAGGGCGCGGGGTGGGGCCGGAGAAGGACCACATCTTCCTCCACCTCGACCATATCGATCCCGAAGTGCTCGCGCAGCGGCTGCCGGGCATTACCGAAAGCGGCAAGATCTTCGCCGGCGTCGATCTTACCCGCCAGCCGTTGCCGGTGGTGCCCACCGTGCATTACAACATGGGCGGCATCCCCTGTAACTATCACGGCGAAGTGATCGCGGGCGATCCGCAGGATGCCGAGCGGACCGTGCCGGGCCTCTTCGCGGTGGGCGAGGCGGCCTGCGTTTCCGTCCACGGCGCCAACCGCCTGGGCTCCAACAGCCTCATCGACCTCGTGGTCTTCGGCCGTGCGACGGGGCACCGGCTGCGCGACACGATCAAGCCGGGGGCCGCCCACGCCGAACTGCCCAAGGACAGCGCCGAGCTCGCGCTGACCAGGCTCGATCACTTCCGCCAGGCGAAGGGCGGCAGCCCCACCGCGCAGGTTCGCGCCGCGATGCAGAAGGCGATGACCAGATACGCCGCGGTCTTCCGCGACAGCGCCGGGCTGGCCGAAGGCGTGCGCGAGCTTGCGGCGATCAATCGCCAGCTGGCCGATGTCCATGTCACCGACCGCTCGCTGATCTGGAACAGCGACCTTATCGAGACGCTCGAGCTCGACAATCTCATGGCGCAGGCGAACGTGACCATGGTCAGCGCCGAAGCGCGCAAGGAAAGCCGCGGCGCCCACGCGCACGAGGATTTCCCCGACCGCGACGACGCCAACTGGATGAAGCACTCGCTCGCCTGGTTCGAAGGCTGGGGCGGGAGCGGCGGCGCGATCCGCCTGGGCTACCGCCCGGTGCACGAATACACGCTCACCGACGACATCGCCTATATCGCGCCCAAGAAGCGGGTGTATTGA
- a CDS encoding manganese catalase family protein has protein sequence MFMHNKRLQYTVRVAEPNPRLATMMLEQFGGADGELAAAMRYFTQGLGEDDPGRKDLLLDIATEELSHLEVIGSIVAMLNKGVKASLAEGAMAEAELYREIGASGVSAKEALLFGGGPALIDSAGTPWTAAYVDSRSEPTADLRSNIAAESRAKIVYERLINITDDPGIKEALGFLMTREIAHQKSFEKALYAIEDNFPSGKLPGVAAYASAYVNASQGAGDMAGPWNSGEQWDLIDGADVAKPMDGGDGTATVGLGSDDRRVAEAMKARTMSDPSANPTTGADLGAGPGAGRTSEGDLGGAADIKDAVKMAREMPVPN, from the coding sequence ATGTTCATGCACAACAAGCGTTTGCAATACACCGTCCGGGTCGCGGAACCGAATCCGCGCCTCGCCACCATGATGCTCGAACAGTTCGGCGGCGCCGACGGCGAGCTGGCCGCGGCGATGCGCTATTTCACCCAAGGCCTGGGTGAGGACGATCCGGGCCGCAAGGACTTGCTGCTCGACATCGCGACCGAGGAGCTCAGCCATCTCGAGGTCATCGGCTCGATCGTCGCCATGCTGAACAAGGGCGTCAAGGCGAGCCTGGCGGAAGGCGCAATGGCGGAAGCCGAGCTCTACCGCGAGATCGGCGCGAGCGGCGTCAGCGCGAAGGAAGCGCTGCTGTTCGGCGGCGGGCCGGCGCTGATCGATTCCGCCGGCACGCCGTGGACCGCAGCCTATGTCGACAGCCGGTCCGAGCCGACCGCCGATCTGCGGTCGAACATCGCCGCGGAGAGCCGGGCGAAGATCGTCTACGAACGCCTCATCAACATCACCGACGATCCCGGTATCAAGGAAGCGCTGGGCTTTCTCATGACCCGCGAGATCGCGCATCAGAAGTCCTTCGAGAAAGCGCTTTATGCGATCGAAGACAATTTCCCTTCGGGCAAGCTCCCGGGAGTGGCGGCCTATGCCAGCGCCTACGTCAATGCCTCGCAGGGTGCAGGCGATATGGCGGGCCCCTGGAACAGCGGCGAGCAATGGGACCTGATCGACGGCGCAGATGTCGCCAAGCCGATGGATGGCGGCGACGGCACGGCGACGGTCGGGCTCGGCAGCGATGACAGGCGCGTGGCCGAAGCCATGAAGGCGCGCACGATGTCCGACCCGAGCGCCAATCCCACCACGGGCGCCGATCTCGGCGCAGGGCCGGGTGCCGGGCGGACGTCGGAGGGCGATCTCGGCGGGGCTGCGGACATCAAGGACGCCGTGAAGATGGCGCGGGAGATGCCGGTCCCCAATTGA
- a CDS encoding site-specific DNA-methyltransferase, with the protein MGVLAPVRAPLGDSATLPLGQILPGDCVAAMRALPDASIDLVFADPPYNLQLGGELARPDGSHVDAVTDHWDRFASFASYDAFTTAWLKEVRRVLKPDGALWVIGSYHNIYRVGAILQDLGFWILNDIVWRKTNPMPNFKGTRFTNAHETLIWASRGEKARYHFNYRAMKTLNDELQMRSDWVIPICGGPERLKADGRKVHPTQKPEALLYRVLLATTERGDVVLDPFFGTGTTGAVAKRLGREWIGCEREPAYRAAALARIARELPLDESALATMNAGRAAPKIAFGALVEAGLVPPGTQLFDRKRRWSAVVRADGSLACEGQTGSIHGLGKDLQGAPSCNGWMFWHLERGGETAPLDAIRQLYLLSIEE; encoded by the coding sequence ATGGGGGTTCTGGCACCGGTTCGCGCGCCGCTCGGGGACTCGGCGACGTTGCCCCTCGGGCAAATCCTGCCGGGCGATTGCGTCGCCGCGATGCGCGCCTTGCCCGATGCTTCCATCGATCTGGTCTTCGCCGATCCACCCTACAACCTCCAGCTCGGGGGGGAGCTGGCGCGGCCCGACGGCAGCCATGTCGATGCCGTGACCGACCACTGGGATCGCTTCGCCAGCTTCGCCAGCTATGATGCCTTTACAACGGCTTGGCTGAAGGAGGTGAGACGGGTTCTGAAGCCCGACGGCGCGCTGTGGGTGATCGGCAGCTATCACAATATCTACCGCGTCGGGGCGATCCTGCAGGACCTCGGCTTCTGGATCTTGAACGACATCGTCTGGCGCAAGACCAATCCCATGCCCAATTTCAAGGGCACCCGCTTCACCAACGCGCATGAAACGCTGATCTGGGCGAGCCGGGGGGAAAAGGCGCGCTATCACTTCAACTATCGCGCCATGAAGACGTTGAACGACGAGCTGCAGATGCGCAGCGACTGGGTAATCCCGATCTGCGGGGGGCCGGAGCGGCTCAAGGCGGACGGGCGCAAGGTGCACCCGACGCAGAAACCCGAGGCGCTGCTCTACCGCGTGCTGCTCGCGACCACGGAGCGCGGCGACGTGGTGCTCGACCCCTTCTTCGGCACCGGCACGACGGGCGCGGTGGCGAAGCGGCTGGGGCGTGAATGGATCGGCTGCGAGCGCGAACCCGCCTACCGCGCCGCCGCGCTTGCCCGCATCGCCCGCGAGCTTCCGCTCGACGAAAGCGCGCTGGCGACGATGAACGCGGGCCGCGCCGCGCCCAAGATCGCCTTCGGCGCGCTGGTGGAGGCGGGGCTGGTGCCGCCCGGCACGCAGCTCTTCGATCGCAAGCGGCGGTGGAGCGCGGTGGTGCGTGCGGACGGCTCGCTCGCCTGCGAAGGGCAGACGGGCTCGATCCACGGCCTGGGGAAGGACCTGCAAGGCGCGCCGAGCTGCAATGGCTGGATGTTCTGGCACCTCGAGCGCGGCGGCGAGACCGCGCCGCTCGATGCGATCCGCCAGCTCTATCTGCTCAGCATCGAGGAATGA
- a CDS encoding tyrosine-protein phosphatase, translating to MTPRFLATEGVHNFRDYGGWTGAGGRTVRRGLLYRSGQHVAASDADLAEIAALDIRTVIDLRGTSERARHPCRRVPGFAGEVVFYEGETSSSPPHMDVDPATSTEAFARARMLAVYGRIPTNPAACAMLARYLGVLGEREGASLVHCFAGKDRTGIAVTLLLHILGVSEADQMTEYLRTNDAPTLSVLRAQSVPGIEARLGRKLDEAGVQALLEVRPDYLTRFREAAARLEGSLDAWLARRLGVDEALRERLRTRFLA from the coding sequence ATGACGCCTCGCTTCCTGGCGACGGAAGGGGTGCACAACTTCCGCGATTACGGCGGCTGGACGGGCGCTGGCGGGCGAACGGTGCGGCGCGGCCTGCTCTATCGCAGCGGCCAGCATGTCGCGGCCAGCGATGCCGATCTCGCGGAGATCGCGGCGCTCGACATCCGCACCGTCATCGACCTGCGCGGCACCAGCGAGCGCGCGCGCCACCCCTGCCGCCGTGTGCCGGGCTTCGCGGGCGAAGTGGTGTTCTACGAAGGCGAGACCAGCAGCTCGCCGCCGCATATGGATGTGGACCCCGCGACGTCCACGGAGGCCTTCGCGCGTGCGCGAATGCTCGCCGTATATGGCCGAATACCGACGAACCCCGCGGCCTGCGCCATGCTGGCGCGCTATCTCGGGGTCCTTGGCGAACGCGAGGGGGCAAGCCTCGTCCACTGCTTCGCGGGCAAGGACCGGACCGGAATTGCGGTCACGCTGCTGCTTCATATCCTGGGCGTTTCCGAAGCGGACCAGATGACCGAATACCTTCGCACGAACGACGCGCCGACGCTGAGCGTCCTGCGCGCGCAATCGGTGCCGGGGATCGAGGCGCGGCTCGGGCGGAAGCTCGACGAGGCGGGGGTGCAGGCCTTGCTCGAAGTGCGTCCCGACTACCTCACCCGTTTTCGGGAGGCGGCCGCCCGTTTGGAAGGCTCGCTCGACGCCTGGCTGGCGCGCCGCTTAGGTGTGGATGAGGCACTGCGCGAGCGCCTGCGGACGCGCTTCCTGGCGTGA
- the trxB gene encoding thioredoxin-disulfide reductase, whose amino-acid sequence MATHYTKLLIIGSGPAGYSAAIYGARAMMAPIMVQGLQPGGQLTITTDVENYPGFRDVIQGPWLMEEMKAQAEHVGTRIVWDTIVDIDLASGSPFRAVGDSGDEYWGDAVVIATGAQAKWLGVPGEMELGGKGVSACATCDGFFFRGKRVAVIGGGNTAVEEALYLTNHAERVTLIHRRDTLRAERILQQRLFAHPKIAVLWNRSVERFEGDPAGAGLTHLVLRDRVTGRDEDFAVDGAFVAIGHAPSTQLFKGKLELDEGGYIVVEPGTPKTAIPGVFAAGDVMDHTYRQAVTAAGTGCMAALDAERFLSGLSIDLQGHAEAAE is encoded by the coding sequence ATGGCAACCCATTACACCAAGCTGCTCATCATCGGTTCGGGCCCCGCGGGCTATTCCGCCGCGATCTACGGCGCGCGGGCGATGATGGCGCCGATCATGGTGCAGGGGCTGCAGCCGGGCGGGCAGCTGACCATCACCACCGATGTCGAGAACTATCCCGGCTTCCGCGATGTCATCCAGGGTCCCTGGCTGATGGAGGAAATGAAAGCCCAGGCCGAGCATGTCGGCACCCGGATCGTGTGGGACACGATCGTTGATATCGATCTCGCCAGCGGCTCCCCCTTCCGCGCGGTCGGCGACAGCGGCGACGAATATTGGGGCGATGCCGTTGTGATCGCCACCGGGGCACAGGCGAAATGGCTGGGCGTGCCGGGCGAGATGGAGCTCGGGGGCAAGGGCGTCAGCGCCTGCGCCACTTGCGACGGCTTCTTCTTCCGCGGCAAGCGGGTGGCGGTGATCGGCGGCGGCAACACCGCGGTCGAAGAAGCGCTCTACCTCACCAATCACGCGGAACGGGTGACGCTGATCCACCGCCGCGATACGCTGCGCGCCGAGCGTATCCTACAGCAGCGGCTGTTTGCGCATCCAAAGATCGCGGTGCTGTGGAACCGCAGCGTGGAGCGCTTCGAAGGCGATCCCGCGGGCGCAGGGCTGACCCATCTGGTCCTGCGCGACCGGGTGACGGGGCGCGACGAGGACTTTGCGGTCGATGGCGCCTTCGTCGCGATCGGCCATGCGCCCTCGACCCAGCTCTTCAAGGGCAAGCTGGAACTGGACGAAGGTGGCTACATCGTGGTCGAGCCGGGCACGCCCAAGACCGCCATCCCCGGCGTCTTCGCCGCGGGCGATGTCATGGATCACACCTATCGTCAGGCGGTCACCGCCGCGGGAACGGGCTGCATGGCTGCGCTCGATGCCGAACGGTTCCTCTCCGGGCTCTCGATCGACCTCCAGGGTCACGCGGAGGCGGCGGAGTAG
- a CDS encoding MAPEG family protein gives MIGADILQPVVALLAWTMVMWLWMYAGRIPAVNRHMADKTPGADVGWTGATLEAALPREVQWKAHNYNHLHEGPTLFYAVALVLAIAGNGDGLNATLGWIYVGLRIAHSIWQATVNRVMVRFALFALSTLVLTALIVHAAMAVF, from the coding sequence ATGATCGGCGCGGACATCCTGCAACCCGTCGTCGCGCTCCTCGCCTGGACGATGGTGATGTGGCTGTGGATGTATGCGGGGCGCATTCCCGCGGTCAATCGGCACATGGCAGACAAGACGCCGGGCGCGGATGTGGGCTGGACCGGCGCTACGCTGGAAGCAGCCTTGCCGCGCGAGGTGCAGTGGAAGGCGCACAATTACAACCACCTGCACGAGGGGCCGACGCTGTTCTATGCCGTGGCGCTGGTGCTGGCGATCGCCGGGAATGGCGACGGGCTCAATGCAACTCTCGGCTGGATCTATGTCGGCTTGCGCATCGCGCATTCGATCTGGCAGGCGACCGTCAACCGCGTGATGGTCCGCTTCGCCCTGTTCGCGCTGTCAACGCTGGTGCTGACCGCGCTGATCGTCCACGCGGCGATGGCGGTGTTCTAG
- a CDS encoding MAPEG family protein yields the protein MQAQMLAPAAVLIAWTLVMMVWMAAARFPAMKAKFGGVKMARPGGRGQDLEGVLDDRVNWKSHNYTHLLEQPVLFYAVSLIIALLGAGAGDVLAAWIYLAFRIVHSIWQATVNVVTVRFALFAIASLALIYLAVRALSLTLFPDTVLP from the coding sequence ATGCAGGCACAGATGCTCGCGCCGGCCGCGGTGCTGATCGCTTGGACGCTGGTCATGATGGTGTGGATGGCGGCGGCGCGCTTTCCCGCGATGAAGGCCAAGTTCGGCGGGGTGAAGATGGCGCGGCCCGGGGGGCGCGGCCAGGATCTCGAAGGCGTGCTGGACGACCGGGTGAACTGGAAGTCGCACAATTATACCCATCTGCTGGAGCAGCCGGTGCTGTTCTACGCTGTCAGCCTCATCATCGCATTGCTGGGCGCGGGGGCGGGGGATGTGCTGGCGGCATGGATCTATCTCGCCTTCCGCATCGTGCATTCGATCTGGCAGGCGACGGTCAATGTCGTCACGGTGCGCTTCGCCCTCTTCGCGATCGCCAGCCTGGCGCTGATCTACCTTGCCGTCCGCGCCCTTTCGCTGACGCTCTTCCCCGACACGGTGCTGCCATGA
- a CDS encoding threonine ammonia-lyase has product MFRESPRPPTREGVLHAADKVAAILPPTPLLPVGIGGVRLHAKADVLQPIGAFKIRGAWHRLTDLTVEERAAGVIAVSSGNHAQGVAWAARKLGIAAAIVMPADAPRVKLDATRGLGAEVILYDRAGGEDRDAIANALCDQRGRALVHAYADPWVIEGQGSMGIEIVAQLGREPSRIIVCCGGGGLAAGLALACPGAAIHPVEPEGWDDVRLSLERGEIVRVGPNPPPTICDAIQTPSTAPVNFAVLKHRAEPGVPVSDAEVRAAQRFAFERLRLVVEPGGAAALAAALTGKVPLDENTVVTLTGGNTDAESFAAMLRETDAPV; this is encoded by the coding sequence GTGTTTCGCGAAAGCCCCCGTCCGCCGACCCGCGAAGGCGTGCTGCACGCGGCTGATAAGGTTGCAGCGATCCTGCCGCCGACGCCCCTCCTGCCGGTCGGGATCGGCGGCGTGCGGCTTCATGCCAAGGCCGACGTCCTCCAACCCATCGGCGCGTTCAAGATCCGCGGGGCGTGGCACCGGCTGACCGATCTGACGGTGGAGGAGCGCGCCGCTGGGGTGATCGCGGTGTCGAGCGGCAATCATGCGCAGGGCGTGGCCTGGGCCGCCCGCAAGCTCGGCATCGCGGCGGCCATCGTCATGCCGGCCGACGCGCCGCGCGTGAAGCTCGATGCCACCCGGGGGCTGGGAGCGGAAGTGATCCTCTACGACCGCGCCGGGGGCGAAGACCGCGACGCGATTGCCAATGCCCTGTGCGACCAGCGCGGGCGCGCGCTGGTTCACGCCTATGCCGACCCCTGGGTGATCGAAGGCCAGGGCAGCATGGGTATCGAGATCGTCGCACAGCTTGGCCGCGAACCCTCGCGCATTATCGTCTGCTGCGGCGGCGGCGGGCTCGCGGCGGGGCTGGCTCTCGCCTGCCCGGGCGCAGCGATCCATCCGGTCGAGCCCGAAGGCTGGGACGATGTCCGCCTCAGCCTCGAACGCGGCGAGATCGTCCGCGTGGGGCCCAACCCCCCGCCGACGATCTGCGACGCGATCCAGACGCCGAGCACAGCGCCGGTCAACTTCGCCGTGCTCAAGCATCGGGCGGAGCCCGGCGTGCCGGTAAGCGATGCCGAAGTGCGCGCCGCCCAGCGCTTCGCCTTCGAAAGGCTGCGCCTGGTGGTGGAGCCGGGCGGCGCCGCCGCGCTGGCAGCGGCCCTGACGGGCAAGGTGCCGCTCGACGAGAATACTGTCGTCACGCTCACGGGCGGCAACACCGATGCGGAAAGCTTCGCCGCGATGCTGCGCGAGACCGATGCGCCGGTTTGA
- a CDS encoding saccharopine dehydrogenase family protein, translated as MSTVLVIGAGGVSSVCVHKMAMNPGIFSDVHLASRTKAKCDAIAASVAERTGVRISTYEIDAEEVPALIGLIRKVKPSLVVNLALPYQDLPIMDACLEAGVNYLDTANYEPKDEAKFEYGWQWAYHDRFRQAGLMALLGSGFDPGVTSVFTMWLKKHKLKTIRQLDILDCNGGDHGQHFATNFNPEINIREVTAPARHWENGEWVETPAMATKVAFDFEAVGPKNMYLMYHEELESLAKFVPELERARFWMTFGDAYITHLTVLQNVGMTSIEPIRFQGHDIIPLQFLAAVLPKPETLGETTKGNTNIGVIATGEAIDGSGEKTFYIKNICSHEAAYAETGNQAVSYTTGVPAMIGSAMMVTGQWRGEGVFNMEQMDPDPFMAMLNSDGLPWTVEELPGPVAF; from the coding sequence ATGTCGACAGTCCTGGTCATCGGCGCGGGCGGCGTCAGCTCGGTATGCGTCCACAAGATGGCGATGAACCCCGGGATCTTCTCGGACGTCCACCTCGCCAGCCGGACCAAGGCGAAGTGCGACGCGATCGCCGCGAGCGTAGCGGAGCGCACCGGGGTCCGCATCTCCACCTACGAGATCGATGCGGAGGAAGTGCCTGCGTTGATCGGCCTCATCCGCAAGGTGAAACCCAGCCTCGTCGTGAACCTTGCGCTACCCTATCAGGACCTGCCGATCATGGACGCCTGCCTGGAAGCGGGCGTGAACTACCTCGACACCGCGAACTACGAGCCCAAGGACGAGGCCAAGTTCGAATACGGATGGCAGTGGGCCTATCACGACCGCTTCCGCCAGGCGGGCCTGATGGCGCTGCTCGGCTCGGGCTTCGACCCAGGGGTGACCAGCGTTTTCACCATGTGGCTGAAGAAGCATAAGCTCAAGACCATCCGCCAGCTCGATATCCTCGACTGCAACGGCGGGGATCACGGCCAGCATTTCGCGACCAACTTCAACCCGGAGATCAATATCCGCGAAGTGACCGCGCCCGCCCGGCATTGGGAAAACGGCGAATGGGTTGAGACCCCGGCGATGGCCACCAAGGTCGCCTTCGACTTCGAGGCGGTGGGCCCCAAAAACATGTACCTCATGTATCACGAGGAGTTGGAGAGCCTCGCCAAGTTCGTGCCCGAGCTGGAACGAGCACGGTTCTGGATGACCTTCGGCGATGCCTATATCACGCATCTGACCGTGCTGCAGAACGTCGGCATGACCAGCATCGAGCCGATCCGCTTTCAGGGCCACGATATCATCCCGCTGCAGTTCCTCGCCGCCGTGCTTCCCAAACCCGAGACTCTGGGTGAGACGACCAAGGGCAATACCAACATCGGTGTGATCGCGACCGGGGAAGCAATTGACGGTTCTGGCGAGAAGACATTCTACATCAAGAACATTTGCAGCCACGAAGCCGCCTATGCGGAAACCGGCAACCAGGCGGTGAGCTACACCACCGGCGTCCCGGCGATGATCGGCAGCGCGATGATGGTGACCGGGCAATGGCGCGGCGAGGGCGTGTTCAACATGGAACAGATGGACCCCGACCCCTTCATGGCCATGCTGAACAGCGACGGGCTGCCGTGGACCGTTGAAGAACTGCCCGGCCCGGTTGCCTTCTGA
- a CDS encoding carboxynorspermidine decarboxylase yields the protein METRAGDPGAFAGFDLSRVDSPAFVVDAAKLRANLQILAGIRDAADIKVLAALKAFSMWSVAPIIGEYLDGVCTSGLWEARLASEFYDGEIATYSAAYKPHELEEVCRLSDHVIFNSPGQLERYAPILDAARAAGQGFDVGLRINPLCPCGEVPRYDPSSPGSRLGFPIDQLTPEIMAQVDGIHFHNLCEQDFEPLRRTWDSVFDAIEPWFGDLKWINMGGGHHITRADYQREELVEFLRDAKEDTGAEIYLEPGEAVALDAGILVGTVLDDHWNGQPVAITDVSATCHMPDVIEAPYRPAMLNEAAAGEAVRLGGPSCLAGDVIGDYRLPVPCKPGARFAFLDQAHYSMVKTNTFNGVPLPSIWLWDSDSDALEQVKAFDYSDFRDRLS from the coding sequence ATGGAGACCCGCGCGGGCGATCCCGGTGCTTTCGCGGGCTTCGACTTGTCGCGCGTCGATAGCCCGGCCTTCGTCGTTGATGCGGCGAAGCTGCGCGCCAACCTGCAAATCCTCGCCGGTATTCGCGATGCGGCGGACATCAAGGTGCTGGCGGCGCTGAAGGCCTTCAGCATGTGGTCTGTGGCCCCGATCATCGGCGAATATCTCGATGGCGTCTGTACCAGCGGGCTGTGGGAAGCGCGGCTGGCTTCCGAGTTCTATGACGGCGAGATCGCGACCTACTCGGCAGCCTACAAGCCGCACGAGCTCGAGGAAGTGTGCCGGCTGTCGGACCATGTGATCTTCAACTCACCCGGGCAGCTCGAACGCTACGCGCCGATCCTCGATGCGGCGCGCGCGGCAGGGCAGGGCTTCGACGTCGGCCTGCGGATCAACCCGCTGTGTCCCTGCGGGGAGGTGCCGCGCTACGACCCCTCCAGCCCCGGCAGCCGGCTCGGCTTCCCGATCGACCAGCTGACGCCCGAAATCATGGCGCAGGTGGACGGCATTCATTTCCACAATCTGTGCGAGCAGGACTTCGAGCCGCTGCGCCGCACCTGGGACAGCGTGTTCGACGCGATCGAACCGTGGTTCGGCGATCTCAAATGGATCAACATGGGCGGCGGGCACCACATCACCCGCGCCGACTATCAGCGCGAGGAGCTGGTCGAGTTCCTGCGCGATGCGAAGGAAGATACGGGCGCCGAGATCTATCTCGAGCCCGGCGAAGCCGTGGCGCTCGATGCCGGCATCCTGGTCGGCACCGTGCTCGACGATCACTGGAACGGGCAGCCGGTCGCGATCACCGATGTCTCGGCCACCTGTCACATGCCCGATGTGATCGAAGCGCCCTATCGTCCGGCGATGCTGAACGAAGCCGCTGCCGGAGAAGCGGTGCGGCTGGGAGGGCCGAGCTGCCTCGCGGGCGATGTCATCGGCGACTACCGGCTGCCGGTGCCCTGCAAACCGGGAGCGCGATTCGCATTTCTCGATCAGGCGCATTATTCGATGGTGAAGACCAACACCTTCAACGGCGTCCCCCTCCCTTCGATCTGGTTGTGGGACAGCGACAGCGATGCGCTGGAGCAGGTCAAGGCCTTCGATTACAGCGACTTTCGCGATCGGCTTAGTTGA